The Thermococcus sp. genome segment TATCCCGAACACAATATATGTGGTTTTCTTGGCCTGTAAATGGTGCGAAAGCCACCTGGGTATCCCCCTGACTATCTCCTCCGAACCGGTTAGATACGTCTCCGCTATCAGAAGGGGCAGGGTGAAGGACATCAGGGGATGCCAGAGGAATATGAGGAGGAAAAGCGGTATAAGAGATATCCCAAGAATCCTCGGCTCGGCACCCCAGCTGGAGCTCCAGAGCATTTTCGTGCCATAGGCCTCGAAGAGTCCGAAAACCTGGCCCGCTAAAAAGAGGGTGTATAGGTCGACTTTCTTCTTTCTAAAGGCTATGTACGAAAAAACAAGGATGTTCAGGGTGTAAAAGGGATACGTCACAAGGATTCCAGATGGAGTGAAGAATGGGAAAGGTGTCGATGCCGTGACGACCTCGGCGAAATACGTTGACAAGGCCCCAAGAATAAGCCAGAATGTGTATTTGTAGTGCCTTTTTAGAGTTGCTGGAGTGGGTGATGCTTCCATTGGGACTCCCATTCCATCTCTCTATGGAGGTACTTAGGGTTTTCTTTTCGACTGGCTGGAACATCCTAAAGGGAATAAAGGACGAGGATGTCCGGAAATCAGAACACCGAGTTCAGTCTGCCGCCATCGACAGGGATCATGGCGCCGTTTATGTAGCTCCCCAGATCGCTCGCGAGGAATGCAACCAGGTAGCCTATCTCCTCCGGCTCGCCGAGACGACCGAGTGGTATCGGCCTCGCGTACTCGGCGAGGGCATCCTCAACGGTCTTTCCTTCCCTCTCCGCCCGATCCTTTGCGAGCTGTATCATCCTGTCCGTCCTTATTATGCCGGGCATTATGCCGTTCACGGTTATCCCCTTCGGCCCGAGCTCCTTTGCCAGAGTCCTAACGAGACCTGCCATCGAAATCCGGACCACGTTGCTGAGCGCTATGTTTGGTATCGGCTCCCTTATCGCCACGCTCGTGGAGTAGACTATTCTGCCGAAGCCCCTCCGCTCCATGGCGGGAACGAGGGCTCTGGTGAGGTAAACGGCCGGGTAGAGGAGCAACCTGACGGCACCTTCCCAGTCCTCCATGTCCATCTCCATGAAGTAGCCGGGCTTTGGGCCGCCCGTGGAGAAGAAGAATACCTCCGGTTCGCCGATGTTTTCAAGCTCTTTCACCGTTCTCTCCAGGTCTTCGCGCTTTGTCAGGTCGGCGACGATGTAATCCACCTCCACATTGCTCTCAGCTCTTATCTTCTCCCTGGCCTCCCTCAGGTTCTCCGCGCTCCGCGAGAGGAGTATGACATCCGCCCCGGCCTTTGCAAGAACTCGTGCGACGCCGAAGCCTATGCCCTTGCTCGAGGCGGTTATGAAGGCCAGCCTTCCGGAGAGGTCTACTTCCAGCATGATGGTCACCGGAGAACGTTGGAGGCAGATGTACAAAACCATTACTGGTCATTCTTGAATAGTGTAAACAGGACTGAATAGTGCCACGTGCCTATAGCAAACACCCCGATGAACTCGGGGATGGCGACCCCCTGAAAGGCGCCGAAGGCCCACTTGGCTAGGACTACTTCGACGACGAATAAGGAGACCGTGAAAATCCCGATATTCCTGTGACCCTCTATCCAGAACCCAATGCCCGCTATCAGGTATCCTAAGCTCGCAAAGATGAAGAAGCCCCAGCTGACGGTGTAGTGTGGTGACGTACCTTCGGGGAACAGGCCGATGAGGGCCAGGAAAACCAGGCCGAGGGAGAAAACCGTAACACCTGCCTTTTCCAAGCCGTTTTTAAGGATTGGGAAGAGTCCAGTAACATAGTATCCACCGAGGAGCGCCGTGAGTATGAGGGAAACGTTGAGAACCCAGTTGTTGGGGAGGCCGACCCTTCCCAGGTCGCTTATGGCGTTCTCGGTAATCCGCCACCAGGAGTGGTTTATTTGAATTGCCGCTCCTATCCCAGATAGGGCAATTAGGGGAGAGGTGACACCGGCCCAGAACTGGCTCTTTCTCATCCCTCCTCACCCTTCGTAGAAAATCCAGTAGTGCTGGACGTACTTCTCCTTTTCCAGCAGGAAGTCCTCGTCCTCGGGGTAGTATTTTGCTATCTCGGGGTTTTCTCCGGCGAACTTCTTGATGGACTCGATGGAGTCCCATATCGTGACGAGGATAAAGCGGGCGATGTTCCCATCATCTTTCCGCGTGAAGTAGATTTTCAAGAGGCCATCAACGGAGCTGTAATCTGGCACAGCTCGTTCGATGAGAAACTTTTCGTATTCGTTCGCCTTTTCAACAGGTACCCTTCCGTGCCAGAGCCTCATAACGGCCATGGAATCACCTTGACAACACTTTTGTCTTGCCCCTATTAAAAACTACCCAAAAGGCTTCATGCCGTTAGTGCCCATCTAGCGCTCTTCACGAGGCTTGAGA includes the following:
- a CDS encoding SDR family oxidoreductase; protein product: MLEVDLSGRLAFITASSKGIGFGVARVLAKAGADVILLSRSAENLREAREKIRAESNVEVDYIVADLTKREDLERTVKELENIGEPEVFFFSTGGPKPGYFMEMDMEDWEGAVRLLLYPAVYLTRALVPAMERRGFGRIVYSTSVAIREPIPNIALSNVVRISMAGLVRTLAKELGPKGITVNGIMPGIIRTDRMIQLAKDRAEREGKTVEDALAEYARPIPLGRLGEPEEIGYLVAFLASDLGSYINGAMIPVDGGRLNSVF
- a CDS encoding DUF998 domain-containing protein — protein: MRKSQFWAGVTSPLIALSGIGAAIQINHSWWRITENAISDLGRVGLPNNWVLNVSLILTALLGGYYVTGLFPILKNGLEKAGVTVFSLGLVFLALIGLFPEGTSPHYTVSWGFFIFASLGYLIAGIGFWIEGHRNIGIFTVSLFVVEVVLAKWAFGAFQGVAIPEFIGVFAIGTWHYSVLFTLFKNDQ
- a CDS encoding antibiotic biosynthesis monooxygenase — translated: MAVMRLWHGRVPVEKANEYEKFLIERAVPDYSSVDGLLKIYFTRKDDGNIARFILVTIWDSIESIKKFAGENPEIAKYYPEDEDFLLEKEKYVQHYWIFYEG